In the genome of Christensenella timonensis, one region contains:
- a CDS encoding helix-turn-helix domain-containing protein, protein MTDEQKTRIFRMREQGMSYDAIAEALSLSKNTVKSYCRRNGFAGKRVPAQKTAEEPAEFCPNCGKPVRQIPGRKHIRFCSSACRQEWWNSHLDQVHRKAVYDFTCACCGRPFSAYGNAHRKYCSHACYIKARFKGGAEQ, encoded by the coding sequence ATGACCGATGAACAGAAAACCCGTATCTTCCGTATGAGAGAACAGGGAATGAGCTATGACGCGATTGCCGAAGCCCTCTCCCTTTCCAAGAATACCGTCAAGTCTTACTGCCGCAGAAACGGCTTCGCCGGAAAGCGTGTCCCGGCGCAGAAAACCGCTGAAGAACCCGCTGAGTTCTGCCCGAACTGCGGAAAGCCTGTCCGGCAGATTCCGGGAAGAAAACATATCCGGTTCTGCAGCAGTGCCTGCCGTCAGGAATGGTGGAACAGCCATCTGGACCAGGTGCATCGGAAAGCGGTATATGACTTCACCTGCGCATGCTGCGGCAGACCCTTTTCCGCCTATGGCAACGCACACCGGAAATACTGCTCTCACGCATGCTACATCAAAGCGAGATTCAAAGGAGGCGCTGAGCAGTGA
- a CDS encoding DNA polymerase, whose protein sequence is MKSLSIDLETFSDVDLNKSGVYRYTESPAFEILLFGFARDDDPVTVLDLTAGDTVPEDVLDALTDETVTKWAFNASFERICLSAYLRKYYPERFVSYSIPEDAVGNYLNPASWRCSMIWSAYLGLPLSLKGVGEALALEEQKMTEGRDLIRYFCMPCKPTKSNGGRTRNLPSDAPDKWEVFKKYNRRDVEVEMSIKNHLRNFPVPESVWEEYHIDQEINDRGILVDLEMAEQAIAIDSRSRASLTEKLKKLTGLSNPNSVVQMKDWLSAHGLKTDTLGKKAVASLLETAPDDLKEVLKLRQQIAKSSVKKYQAMQNAACRDHRARGMFQFYGANRSGRFSGRLIQLQNLPQNHMPDLAEARALVKNGDYDSLDLLYDSVPNVLSELIRTAFIPRPGMKFIVSDFSSIEARVLAYLSGEQHTMDSFARGEDIYCATASAMFHKPVVKHGINGELRQKGKIAVLACGYGGSVGALKAMGALDMGLQEEELQPIVDAWRAANPHITKFWWDVDRAVKEVIRTKGTREVRGIRFFYKSQLLFIHLPSGRDLAYVKPMIQPNQYGGESITYMGIGSTKKWERIESYGPKIVENITQAISRDILCYAMRTLSHCFICAHVHDELIIECGMDVSVDAVCEQMGRTPPWAPGLLLRADGYECEFYKKD, encoded by the coding sequence ATGAAATCACTTAGTATCGATCTCGAAACATTCTCAGATGTCGATCTGAACAAGTCTGGTGTGTACCGGTACACGGAAAGTCCGGCCTTTGAGATTCTTCTCTTCGGATTTGCCAGAGATGATGATCCGGTAACCGTCCTGGATCTGACTGCCGGCGATACTGTTCCTGAAGATGTTCTGGATGCACTAACAGACGAAACAGTGACAAAGTGGGCATTTAATGCAAGCTTTGAACGCATCTGCCTGTCAGCATATCTCCGGAAATATTATCCGGAGCGCTTCGTTTCCTACAGCATCCCGGAAGACGCTGTCGGGAATTACCTGAATCCTGCGTCCTGGCGCTGTTCCATGATCTGGTCCGCCTATCTGGGGCTTCCGCTCTCCCTGAAAGGTGTCGGCGAAGCCCTCGCCCTTGAGGAGCAGAAAATGACTGAAGGCCGTGATCTCATTCGCTATTTCTGCATGCCATGCAAGCCGACGAAATCAAACGGCGGCAGGACACGGAATCTCCCCTCTGACGCACCGGATAAATGGGAGGTCTTTAAGAAATACAACCGCCGCGATGTCGAGGTGGAAATGTCCATCAAAAATCACCTGCGTAACTTCCCTGTCCCGGAATCGGTCTGGGAGGAATACCACATCGATCAGGAGATCAACGACAGGGGCATTCTTGTAGACCTTGAGATGGCAGAACAGGCCATTGCAATTGACAGCCGGTCAAGAGCCTCTCTTACCGAGAAGCTCAAGAAGCTGACCGGTCTTTCCAATCCGAACTCTGTCGTGCAGATGAAGGACTGGCTGAGTGCCCACGGCCTTAAGACAGATACCCTTGGCAAGAAGGCTGTGGCATCCCTTCTGGAAACTGCTCCGGATGATCTGAAGGAAGTGTTAAAGCTCCGTCAGCAGATTGCCAAATCCTCTGTAAAGAAGTATCAGGCCATGCAGAACGCTGCCTGCCGGGACCACAGAGCAAGAGGAATGTTCCAGTTCTATGGGGCAAACCGCAGCGGACGATTTTCCGGGCGGCTGATTCAGTTACAGAACCTTCCTCAGAATCACATGCCGGATCTGGCGGAGGCAAGAGCCCTCGTAAAAAACGGTGACTATGACTCTCTTGATCTTCTCTATGATTCCGTTCCGAACGTTCTGTCCGAGCTGATCCGGACTGCTTTTATCCCCCGTCCTGGCATGAAATTCATCGTCAGCGACTTCTCTTCCATCGAGGCAAGAGTCCTGGCTTATCTCTCTGGTGAACAGCATACGATGGACTCCTTTGCCAGAGGAGAAGATATCTATTGTGCTACGGCATCAGCGATGTTCCATAAGCCGGTCGTCAAACACGGCATCAACGGTGAGCTCCGGCAGAAAGGTAAGATCGCGGTTCTCGCCTGCGGCTATGGCGGCTCCGTCGGCGCTCTGAAGGCGATGGGAGCGCTCGACATGGGACTGCAGGAAGAGGAACTTCAGCCGATTGTGGACGCATGGCGTGCCGCCAATCCGCATATTACAAAGTTCTGGTGGGACGTCGACCGTGCTGTGAAGGAGGTTATCCGGACAAAGGGAACCCGGGAAGTCAGAGGAATCCGGTTCTTCTACAAAAGCCAGCTGCTCTTTATCCATCTTCCTTCCGGCAGAGATCTGGCCTACGTGAAGCCGATGATCCAGCCGAATCAGTATGGCGGCGAATCCATCACATACATGGGCATTGGATCCACGAAGAAGTGGGAACGCATCGAATCATACGGTCCGAAGATCGTGGAGAACATTACCCAGGCGATCAGCCGCGACATTCTCTGCTACGCCATGCGGACGCTCTCCCACTGCTTTATCTGCGCTCATGTGCATGATGAGCTGATCATCGAATGCGGCATGGACGTATCCGTCGACGCGGTCTGCGAGCAGATGGGCAGAACTCCTCCGTGGGCACCCGGCCTTCTGCTCCGTGCGGACGGCTACGAATGCGAATTTTATAAGAAAGACTGA
- a CDS encoding DUF2815 family protein, producing MPTNNHSTKVVTGIVRLSYANVWEPKSINGGKEKYSVSLIIPKSDKKTIDAINKAVDAAIEDGISKFGGKKPNKAAIKLPLRDGDIERDDEAYKDSFFVNANSTTPPQIVDAHVQPILDRSEVYSGCYARVSVTFYAFNSNGNKGVACGLGNIQKIRDGEPLGGHSSAADDFSDFSDNTGDDDFLG from the coding sequence CATTCTACAAAAGTCGTAACCGGTATCGTAAGACTCTCTTATGCAAATGTATGGGAACCGAAGTCCATCAACGGCGGCAAGGAAAAGTACAGCGTTTCGCTGATCATCCCGAAGTCCGACAAGAAGACGATTGACGCCATCAACAAGGCAGTCGATGCCGCTATCGAGGACGGCATCAGCAAGTTCGGCGGCAAGAAGCCGAACAAGGCTGCGATCAAGCTCCCTCTCCGCGACGGTGATATTGAGCGTGATGACGAGGCCTACAAGGACAGCTTCTTCGTCAATGCCAACAGCACCACTCCGCCCCAGATCGTTGATGCTCATGTTCAGCCGATTCTTGATCGCAGCGAAGTTTACAGCGGCTGCTATGCAAGGGTATCTGTCACTTTCTACGCTTTCAACTCCAACGGAAACAAGGGCGTGGCCTGCGGCCTTGGTAACATTCAGAAGATCAGGGACGGAGAGCCTCTCGGCGGTCATAGCAGTGCTGCTGATGATTTCTCCGACTTCTCCGATAACACCGGCGATGATGATTTTCTTGGCTGA